The following are encoded in a window of Saccharothrix longispora genomic DNA:
- a CDS encoding SDR family NAD(P)-dependent oxidoreductase yields MTQHDPVAVIGVACRLPGGITNLDGLWAALSAGRDLVGEIPSDRFDVDRFIDERGPRRGKSYVRAAGVLTGVDLAAFDADYFGMSPKEAARVDPQQRLLLEMAVEALDDAGIDARAVAGSDAAVVVGITDSGYSTLQQTDVRSINAYTNAGGANSIAANRLSHFFDLRGPSLAVDTACSSSLVALHQAVRGLAAGEGELALVGGISLLLNPATHVGFAQASMLSPSGRCRTFSADADGYVRAEGGAVVVLKRLSDAVRDGDRVHAVIPGSGVNCDGRTAGLASPRAETQETLLREVYRRAGVEPGELVYFEAHGTGTPAGDPAECAAVGGALGRNRTSPLPIGSVKTNLGHLEAASGLAGLLKAVLVLRHGEIPASLHGERLNPAIDFAGLGLAPVARRTPLKHSGRPVVGVNSFGFGGANAHVVLTCGPAGPNPVVDRVRALPVVVSGHSREALARAAALLAEQADRTAPRDFYDLCHTATRRRGRRSHRAAVLAENPREAADRLRALAEQPETVRESAGGAVFVFTGNGAHWARMGVDLLDDLAFRTAVEQVDTALREHQRWSVLDELRARPRRSRLRRTEFAQPALFAVQVGVVAALRARGIVPAAVVGHSVGEIAAAHVAGALDLGSACRVLAVRSAAQGRTAGRGRMAAIGLPAAEATRLLVSRPGLSLAGINSDQDVTISGDVGQLADLGRELAARGVFFRELDLDYAFHSPVMDAVEHEIRAGLAGLAADRAVVPMVSSVTGRPITGPELDARYWWRNVREPVAFAPAVRHLLDEGVDAFVEIGPHPVLRTYLRRLAPEALVLPTLRRDSPGGPAIRAATEALVAAGAPVDWDVYFPRRGNVVELPAHPWQRERHWNGDTDRWVRSSGTGTTDHPLLGERMPVADPTWQDVVEPVRVPWLADHRVGGAVVMPASGYVEMALAAGARVHGDAVEVTGLRIDQALVLPWDEDVTTSLQCSLAEDGTLRVAGRTGDADSWRVHATGRVRRLWQASPPVLDLDADRPGVLDVPVERHYRSAAEAGLDYGPSFRVLRELRVGPDEVVARYHHEGPLTGYEAHPAVLDGALQAGAPLLGDAAPDSAFLPAAIGAVRRYRAPSRTGFVHVRSRHRDHAHVRWDVVVADDFGVVAVELDDVVLRRFDAAGADRLDRLRTVLRAAPLGNGAHAPLPGAREVVDAAADDVAWARHELERLDDGFLPRLVTCSAHYAASALQQFTPVGRLFTTDDLVTAGMLPKHTRLVELLLSAVEENGLAHREDGGRWRLTGHTDPDAMFASAVAEHPQHLPELVISSHVGGRLADVLGGHVDPTELIFTEAARFLEQYYDVAPVYGLFNQLVRTMVRAVVADWPEDRPLRVLEVGGGTGGATAAVLPVLPPERAHYVFTDQSHGFFPRARTRFQEHDFVRYEVLDLDHDPASQGFVPGSFDVVIASNVLHATADLRRSLRSVADLLTDRGLLLAYEAHTPEYLALPFGVLDGFWRHTDTDLRTRSPLLSREQWPAVLDGCGFDEVAQVGAERGPVHGAGAVIVASRAARTNPPVVPPEPVRTGVRWVLVAEDETESDLVARLARRLTGSGDTHTMTAAADVDRWAPLLGDAGAEVDVVLVLAEHPTADVVHHATRRASVLRALATACDRRAGAGTVSLWLVTRPSGALPGPERPDHPADAATWGVARSLAGERPDLTIRRLSLHRGADDAGRLTRELLTPSDEDEVVLTAAGRFVPRVVEAKPLVDRVRTSYRLDLRQVGLSFGLAWITAPHPTPGPEDVVISVRASALNYRDVMLATGALPPQACAESFDGGALGLECAGVVTAVGPEVTSVRPGDRVAAFAARALSSDVVTPVEFVIPLPEDMPFTAAATLPVAAATVEYGLVTLARLAPGEVVLVHGGAGGVGLAALQCARRRGATVIATAGSPVKRAFLRSLGVEHVLDSRGLAFAAEVMAITGGRGVDVVLNSLAGEALTRSLELLRPHGRFVELGKRDIVEDREVPLRPLRRNASMFCVDLSSLSPDDAAVRSGLFTAVAEHIGTGAYRPLPHVVYPVARVAEAFELLRHSRHIGKVVVSHGGDVPVERPPAAVRLDGTATYLVTGGLGGFGAASARWLAAHGARHLALVGRRGADTLEGPELLAELARSGVTATAHAADVADGSAMRRVLAEVNSSGHPLRGVLHAAMVLDDAPLTESDDRRFDTALRPKAQGAVVLDALTASIDLDFFMLFSSAAATIGLHGQTNYVAGNLFLEALARARRGRGLPGQAIGWGAISEVGHVARSGLQDSVAEVLRPVRPAVALAALGQVLGDHTDVLVLAGIGRNPARRFLPGLGSPRMAGLFPAAVGAAARDPREFHRSLAAATPEQGHALLRQAMTELLASVLQTAPERVDETVPLDRLGVDSLMSAEFLVAVRQQLGCELSVMEAAKGGSIIELARIALHRTTSRVALR; encoded by the coding sequence TTGACCCAGCACGACCCTGTCGCCGTCATCGGTGTCGCCTGCCGGCTGCCCGGCGGCATCACGAACCTCGACGGGTTGTGGGCGGCGTTGTCGGCCGGTCGGGACCTGGTGGGCGAGATCCCGTCGGACCGCTTCGACGTGGACCGGTTCATCGACGAGCGGGGGCCGCGTCGGGGCAAGAGCTACGTCCGCGCCGCGGGCGTGCTCACCGGGGTGGACCTCGCCGCGTTCGACGCGGACTACTTCGGCATGTCCCCGAAGGAGGCGGCCCGGGTCGACCCGCAGCAGCGGCTGCTGCTGGAGATGGCGGTGGAGGCCCTCGACGACGCGGGTATCGACGCCCGCGCGGTGGCGGGGTCGGACGCGGCGGTCGTGGTCGGTATCACCGACAGCGGCTACAGCACCCTGCAGCAGACCGACGTGCGCAGCATCAACGCCTACACCAACGCGGGCGGCGCGAACTCGATCGCGGCCAACCGGTTGTCGCACTTCTTCGACCTGCGCGGTCCGAGCCTGGCGGTCGACACCGCCTGCTCCTCGTCCCTGGTGGCCCTGCACCAGGCGGTGCGGGGCTTGGCGGCGGGTGAGGGCGAGCTCGCGTTGGTCGGCGGGATCAGCCTGCTGCTCAACCCCGCCACGCACGTCGGGTTCGCCCAGGCGTCGATGCTCTCGCCCAGCGGCCGCTGCCGGACCTTCTCCGCCGACGCGGACGGGTACGTGCGAGCCGAGGGCGGCGCGGTGGTGGTGCTCAAGCGGTTGTCGGACGCGGTTCGGGACGGGGACCGGGTGCACGCGGTGATCCCGGGCAGCGGGGTGAACTGCGACGGACGCACCGCCGGTCTCGCCTCGCCCCGCGCGGAGACGCAGGAAACCCTGTTGCGGGAGGTGTACCGGCGGGCGGGGGTCGAACCGGGTGAACTGGTGTACTTCGAGGCGCACGGCACCGGCACCCCGGCGGGTGACCCGGCCGAGTGCGCCGCGGTGGGCGGGGCGCTGGGACGGAATCGGACGAGTCCGCTGCCGATCGGGTCGGTCAAGACCAACCTCGGGCACCTGGAGGCGGCGTCCGGCCTGGCCGGGCTGCTGAAGGCGGTGCTGGTGCTGCGGCACGGCGAGATCCCGGCGTCGCTGCACGGCGAGCGGCTCAACCCGGCGATCGACTTCGCCGGGTTGGGGCTCGCCCCGGTCGCCCGGCGGACCCCGCTGAAGCACTCCGGTCGGCCGGTCGTGGGTGTGAACTCGTTCGGTTTCGGCGGCGCCAACGCCCACGTCGTGCTGACCTGCGGGCCTGCGGGCCCGAACCCCGTGGTGGACCGGGTACGCGCACTGCCGGTCGTCGTGTCGGGGCACTCGCGGGAGGCGCTGGCCCGGGCCGCGGCGCTGCTGGCCGAGCAGGCCGACCGGACCGCGCCGCGGGACTTCTACGACCTCTGCCATACCGCTACCCGCCGCCGCGGCCGACGTTCGCACCGCGCGGCGGTCTTGGCGGAGAACCCTCGCGAGGCCGCCGACCGGCTGCGTGCGCTCGCGGAGCAACCCGAAACGGTTCGGGAGAGCGCCGGCGGGGCCGTGTTCGTCTTCACCGGCAACGGCGCGCACTGGGCGCGGATGGGTGTCGACCTGCTCGACGACCTCGCATTCCGGACGGCCGTCGAGCAGGTCGACACCGCGCTGCGGGAGCACCAGCGGTGGTCGGTGCTCGACGAGCTGCGCGCCCGGCCCCGCCGTTCCCGGCTGCGCCGCACCGAGTTCGCCCAACCCGCGTTGTTCGCCGTGCAGGTCGGCGTCGTGGCGGCGCTGCGGGCGCGCGGGATCGTCCCGGCGGCGGTCGTGGGACACAGCGTGGGGGAGATCGCCGCGGCGCACGTCGCGGGCGCGCTGGACCTGGGCTCCGCGTGCCGGGTGCTGGCCGTGCGCAGCGCTGCCCAGGGGCGCACCGCGGGCCGTGGTCGCATGGCCGCGATCGGGTTGCCCGCGGCCGAGGCGACGCGACTGCTGGTGAGCCGGCCCGGGTTGTCGCTCGCCGGGATCAACAGCGACCAGGACGTGACGATCAGCGGTGACGTCGGTCAACTCGCGGACCTGGGCCGCGAGCTGGCGGCGCGAGGCGTGTTCTTCCGCGAGCTCGACCTGGACTACGCCTTCCACAGCCCGGTCATGGACGCCGTCGAGCACGAGATCCGCGCCGGACTCGCGGGCCTGGCCGCGGACCGCGCGGTGGTGCCGATGGTGTCCTCGGTGACCGGGCGGCCGATCACCGGTCCGGAGCTGGACGCGCGGTACTGGTGGCGCAACGTCCGGGAACCGGTCGCCTTCGCCCCCGCCGTGCGACACCTGCTGGACGAGGGCGTCGACGCGTTCGTGGAGATCGGGCCACACCCGGTGCTGCGCACCTACCTGCGCAGGCTCGCCCCCGAAGCGCTGGTGCTGCCGACCCTGCGCCGGGACTCGCCCGGCGGACCGGCGATCCGCGCCGCCACCGAAGCTCTCGTCGCGGCCGGCGCGCCGGTCGACTGGGACGTCTACTTCCCCCGCCGCGGGAACGTCGTGGAGCTGCCGGCCCACCCGTGGCAGCGGGAGCGGCACTGGAACGGGGACACCGACCGGTGGGTGCGCTCCAGCGGCACCGGGACGACCGACCACCCGCTGCTGGGGGAACGGATGCCGGTCGCCGACCCCACGTGGCAGGACGTGGTCGAACCGGTGCGGGTGCCGTGGCTGGCCGACCACCGCGTCGGCGGCGCCGTGGTGATGCCCGCCTCCGGGTACGTCGAGATGGCGCTGGCGGCCGGCGCACGGGTCCACGGGGACGCCGTGGAGGTCACCGGCCTGCGGATCGACCAGGCGCTGGTGCTGCCCTGGGACGAGGACGTCACGACCAGCCTGCAGTGCTCACTGGCCGAGGACGGCACCCTGCGCGTCGCCGGCCGGACCGGTGACGCGGACTCGTGGCGGGTCCACGCGACCGGACGGGTCCGCCGCCTGTGGCAGGCGAGCCCGCCGGTCCTCGACCTGGACGCCGACCGGCCGGGCGTGCTCGACGTGCCGGTCGAACGGCACTACCGGTCCGCCGCCGAGGCTGGGCTGGACTACGGCCCGAGCTTCCGGGTCCTGCGGGAACTGCGCGTCGGACCGGACGAGGTGGTCGCGCGCTACCACCACGAGGGTCCGCTCACCGGCTACGAGGCGCACCCCGCCGTGCTGGACGGCGCACTGCAAGCAGGTGCGCCGTTGCTCGGCGACGCCGCCCCGGACAGCGCCTTCCTGCCCGCGGCGATCGGGGCCGTCCGGCGCTATCGCGCCCCGTCGCGCACCGGGTTCGTGCACGTGCGCTCCCGCCACCGGGACCACGCGCACGTCCGGTGGGACGTGGTGGTCGCCGACGACTTCGGCGTCGTCGCAGTGGAACTGGACGACGTGGTGCTGCGCCGGTTCGACGCGGCCGGCGCCGACCGGTTGGATCGGCTGCGCACCGTGCTGCGGGCCGCGCCGCTCGGGAACGGGGCCCACGCGCCGTTGCCGGGAGCACGGGAGGTGGTCGACGCGGCGGCGGACGACGTGGCCTGGGCGCGCCACGAGCTCGAGCGCCTGGACGACGGGTTCCTGCCACGCCTGGTGACGTGCTCCGCCCACTACGCCGCCTCTGCACTGCAGCAGTTCACGCCCGTCGGGCGGCTGTTCACCACCGACGACCTGGTGACCGCGGGGATGCTGCCCAAGCACACCCGGCTGGTCGAGCTGCTGCTGTCCGCCGTCGAGGAGAACGGGCTGGCGCACCGGGAGGACGGGGGACGATGGCGGTTGACCGGCCACACCGACCCGGACGCCATGTTCGCCTCGGCGGTGGCGGAGCACCCCCAGCACCTGCCCGAGCTGGTGATCAGCTCGCACGTGGGCGGCCGGCTGGCGGACGTCCTGGGCGGGCACGTCGACCCGACGGAGCTGATCTTCACCGAGGCCGCGCGGTTCCTGGAGCAGTACTACGACGTCGCGCCCGTCTACGGGCTGTTCAACCAGCTCGTCCGGACGATGGTGCGCGCGGTGGTCGCCGACTGGCCCGAGGACCGGCCGCTGCGGGTGCTGGAGGTCGGTGGCGGCACCGGCGGTGCGACCGCGGCGGTGCTGCCCGTGCTGCCGCCGGAACGCGCCCACTACGTCTTCACCGACCAGAGCCACGGGTTCTTCCCCCGCGCGCGCACGCGGTTCCAGGAGCACGACTTCGTCCGCTACGAGGTGCTCGACCTCGACCACGACCCGGCGTCCCAGGGGTTCGTCCCCGGCTCGTTCGACGTCGTGATCGCCTCGAACGTGCTGCACGCGACGGCCGATCTGCGCCGGTCGCTGCGCTCGGTGGCCGACTTGCTGACCGACCGGGGACTGCTGCTGGCCTACGAGGCGCACACTCCGGAGTACCTGGCGCTGCCCTTCGGGGTGCTCGACGGGTTCTGGCGCCACACCGACACCGACTTGCGCACCCGGTCGCCGCTGCTGTCCCGGGAGCAGTGGCCCGCCGTGCTGGACGGGTGCGGGTTCGACGAGGTCGCCCAGGTCGGCGCCGAGCGGGGACCGGTGCACGGCGCGGGCGCGGTCATCGTCGCGAGCCGCGCCGCTCGCACCAACCCACCGGTCGTGCCGCCGGAACCCGTGCGCACGGGTGTGCGGTGGGTCCTCGTGGCCGAGGACGAGACCGAGTCAGATCTCGTCGCGCGACTCGCCCGGCGCCTGACCGGGTCCGGCGACACCCACACCATGACCGCCGCCGCCGACGTCGACCGGTGGGCGCCACTGCTCGGGGACGCGGGCGCCGAGGTGGACGTCGTCCTCGTGCTGGCCGAGCACCCGACCGCCGACGTGGTGCACCACGCCACCCGGCGGGCCTCGGTGCTGCGCGCCCTGGCCACGGCGTGCGACCGCCGTGCCGGCGCGGGCACGGTGTCGCTGTGGCTGGTCACCCGGCCCAGCGGGGCGCTGCCCGGGCCGGAGCGGCCCGATCACCCCGCGGACGCGGCCACCTGGGGCGTGGCCCGGTCCCTGGCCGGTGAACGCCCCGACCTCACCATCCGGCGGTTGTCCCTGCACCGCGGGGCCGATGACGCCGGACGGCTCACCCGGGAGCTGCTCACGCCCTCCGACGAGGACGAGGTCGTGCTCACCGCGGCCGGGCGCTTCGTCCCACGCGTGGTCGAGGCGAAGCCGCTTGTGGACCGGGTGCGCACGTCGTACCGGCTCGACCTGCGACAGGTGGGACTGTCGTTCGGGCTCGCCTGGATCACCGCGCCACACCCGACGCCGGGTCCGGAGGATGTGGTCATCTCGGTGCGGGCATCCGCGCTGAACTACCGCGACGTCATGCTGGCGACGGGTGCGCTGCCGCCACAGGCGTGCGCGGAATCGTTCGACGGCGGCGCGCTCGGCCTGGAGTGCGCCGGGGTCGTGACCGCCGTCGGCCCAGAGGTGACCTCCGTCCGACCGGGGGACAGGGTGGCCGCGTTCGCGGCGAGGGCACTGTCCTCCGATGTGGTCACGCCCGTCGAGTTCGTGATCCCGCTGCCCGAGGACATGCCGTTCACCGCCGCAGCCACGCTGCCCGTGGCCGCCGCGACGGTCGAGTACGGCCTGGTGACCCTGGCCCGGTTGGCGCCCGGCGAAGTGGTCCTGGTGCACGGCGGAGCGGGCGGCGTCGGCCTCGCCGCGCTGCAGTGCGCGCGCCGCCGCGGGGCGACGGTGATCGCCACGGCCGGATCACCGGTCAAGCGTGCTTTCCTGCGCTCGCTCGGGGTCGAGCACGTGCTGGACTCCCGCGGTCTGGCCTTCGCCGCCGAGGTCATGGCGATCACCGGCGGGCGCGGTGTGGACGTGGTGCTCAACTCCCTGGCCGGCGAGGCGCTCACGCGCAGCCTGGAGCTGCTGCGGCCGCACGGCAGGTTCGTGGAGCTGGGCAAGCGGGACATCGTGGAGGACCGGGAAGTGCCGCTGCGGCCGTTGCGCCGCAACGCGAGCATGTTCTGCGTCGACCTCAGCTCTCTGTCACCCGATGACGCCGCCGTCCGGTCGGGCCTGTTCACGGCGGTGGCCGAGCACATCGGGACCGGTGCGTACCGCCCGCTGCCGCACGTGGTGTACCCGGTCGCGAGGGTGGCCGAGGCGTTCGAGTTGCTGCGCCACTCCCGGCACATCGGCAAGGTCGTCGTCTCCCACGGCGGTGACGTGCCGGTCGAACGACCGCCCGCCGCGGTGCGGCTGGACGGGACCGCCACCTACCTGGTGACTGGAGGTCTCGGCGGGTTCGGCGCCGCCTCCGCACGCTGGCTGGCCGCCCATGGCGCCCGGCACCTGGCGCTGGTCGGCCGCAGGGGAGCCGACACCCTCGAAGGCCCTGAGCTGCTGGCGGAACTCGCCCGCTCGGGCGTGACGGCCACGGCCCATGCCGCCGATGTCGCCGACGGGAGCGCGATGCGGCGGGTCCTCGCCGAGGTGAACAGTTCCGGCCACCCGCTGCGCGGTGTGCTGCACGCCGCGATGGTGCTGGACGACGCGCCGCTGACCGAGTCGGACGACCGGCGGTTCGACACAGCGTTGCGGCCCAAGGCGCAGGGCGCGGTCGTGCTCGACGCGCTGACCGCGAGCATCGACCTGGACTTTTTCATGTTGTTCTCCTCCGCCGCCGCGACGATCGGCCTGCACGGCCAGACCAACTACGTCGCGGGCAACCTCTTCCTGGAAGCCCTTGCCCGTGCCCGGCGCGGCCGGGGCCTGCCGGGGCAGGCGATCGGCTGGGGAGCGATCTCCGAGGTGGGCCACGTCGCGCGCAGCGGTCTGCAGGACAGCGTCGCGGAGGTGCTGCGGCCCGTCCGTCCGGCGGTGGCCCTGGCCGCGTTGGGGCAGGTGCTCGGCGACCACACCGACGTTCTGGTGCTGGCCGGCATCGGCCGCAACCCGGCCAGGAGGTTCCTGCCCGGTCTGGGCTCGCCCCGGATGGCCGGTCTGTTCCCCGCCGCGGTCGGTGCGGCGGCCCGCGACCCGCGGGAGTTCCACCGGTCCTTGGCCGCCGCGACGCCCGAGCAGGGGCACGCGCTGCTCCGCCAGGCGATGACCGAGCTGCTCGCCTCGGTGCTGCAGACCGCACCGGAGCGGGTGGACGAGACCGTGCCGCTGGACCGGCTGGGGGTGGACTCACTGATGAGCGCGGAGTTCCTCGTCGCGGTGCGGCAGCAGTTGGGCTGCGAGCTGTCGGTCATGGAGGCGGCCAAGGGCGGGTCGATCATCGAGCTGGCCCGAATCGCGCTGCACCGGACGACCTCCCGGGTGGCCCTCCGATGA
- a CDS encoding DUF6230 family protein, with translation MSDDRTTPLTPARGRTRWLRFTVVLITSTGLAAGLVTATATAAVPTAFAFSGTNFKFSAKRVEGDGFAQFVGIGEDQDAVVVTSIGSARVEDLCFSALVPSLVGEVTIVARAGGDEAVEASDLVLNLSDMHSDATLTNLVLGADAGEVDRGARGVTGKDGDYAHQADAIVIDDLRSTSGTTTAGVFKLTGLHITAVPGRQECF, from the coding sequence ATGTCTGACGACCGCACCACCCCGTTGACCCCAGCACGAGGCCGGACGCGGTGGTTGCGGTTCACCGTCGTGCTCATCACGAGCACCGGCCTCGCCGCGGGGTTGGTCACCGCCACCGCCACCGCAGCCGTCCCCACCGCCTTCGCGTTCTCCGGCACGAATTTCAAGTTCTCCGCCAAGCGGGTGGAGGGCGACGGCTTCGCCCAGTTCGTCGGCATCGGCGAGGACCAGGACGCGGTCGTGGTCACCAGCATCGGGTCCGCCCGGGTCGAGGACCTGTGCTTCTCCGCCCTGGTCCCGAGCCTCGTCGGGGAGGTGACGATCGTCGCCAGGGCAGGCGGCGACGAGGCGGTCGAGGCGAGCGATCTCGTGCTCAACCTCTCCGACATGCACTCCGACGCGACGCTCACCAATCTGGTGCTGGGAGCGGACGCCGGCGAGGTCGACCGGGGCGCGCGCGGCGTCACCGGGAAGGACGGCGACTACGCCCACCAGGCGGACGCGATCGTCATCGACGACCTCAGGTCGACGTCCGGTACCACGACGGCGGGCGTCTTCAAGCTCACCGGCCTGCACATCACCGCGGTGCCCGGACGCCAGGAGTGCTTCTGA
- a CDS encoding DUF6114 domain-containing protein: MVTRFTRWRGERPFWAGLLAVLAGVEVLLVPVTGYRFLLVQGIGGIGSVLVAAGLVGGGVALWHRPARSVAIGVAVIALGFVAYVVANLGGFLVGTGLALVAGSLATAWHAGRPA, translated from the coding sequence ATGGTCACGCGGTTCACCCGGTGGCGTGGCGAGCGCCCGTTCTGGGCAGGGCTGCTGGCGGTGCTCGCCGGGGTGGAGGTCCTGCTCGTCCCCGTCACCGGCTACCGGTTCCTCCTCGTCCAGGGCATCGGCGGGATCGGCTCGGTGCTCGTCGCCGCCGGCTTGGTGGGCGGCGGTGTCGCGCTGTGGCACCGGCCCGCGCGCAGCGTCGCAATCGGCGTGGCGGTGATCGCCCTCGGGTTCGTCGCCTACGTCGTGGCGAACCTCGGCGGGTTCCTCGTCGGAACGGGGCTGGCCCTCGTCGCCGGCTCGCTCGCGACGGCGTGGCACGCGGGCCGACCGGCGTGA